The Glycine soja cultivar W05 chromosome 3, ASM419377v2, whole genome shotgun sequence genome window below encodes:
- the LOC114406427 gene encoding uncharacterized protein LOC114406427, which translates to MDPQAFIRLSIGSLGLRCTGIELSTTKSGIQTLSLPCVCEIRLRGFPVQTSSVPVISSTEVIPDTQNVAFSFYLEESDLKALLAPGCFYNTHACLEIAVFSGRKGSHCGVGNKRQQIGIFRMQVGPEWGEGKPVILFNGWIGIGKNKQDNGKPGAELHLKVKLDPDPRYVFQFEDITTLSPQIVQLQGSIKQPIFSCKFSKDRVSQIDSLSAYWSGSNDISDLETERRERKGWKVTIHDLSGSAVAAAFITTPFVPSSGCDWVARSNPGSWLIVRPDIGRSESWQPWGKLEAWRERGIRDTVCCRFHLLSEAQEGGEFLMSEIHISAEKGGEFFIDTEKHMRTVATAASPIPSPQSSGDFGALSPLVGGFVMSCRVQGEGKRSKPSVQLAMRHVTCVEDAAIFMALAAAVDLSIVACKPFRRKVRRGFWHSM; encoded by the exons ATGGATCCTCAGGCCTTTATTAGGTTGTCAATAGGTTCTCTGGGGTTGCGATGCACTGGAATTGAACTGAGCACTACAAAATCTGGAATTCAAACACTCTCTTTACCTTGTGTTTGTGAGATACGGCTTCGAGGTTTTCCTGTTCAAACATCATCAGTCCCCGTGATATCCTCCACAGAAGTTATACCTGATACTCAGAACGTTGCTTTTAGCTTTTACCTTGAGGAATCTGATTTAAAAGCGTTGTTAGCTCCCGGTTGCTTCTACAACACTCATGCTTGTTTGGAGATTGCGGTGTTTTCAGGGAGGAAGGGATCCCATTGTGGAGTTGGCAACAAAAGGCAGCAAATTGGGATTTTTAGAATGCAGGTTGGCCCCGAGTGGGGTGAAGGAAAGCCAGTGATTCTTTTTAATGGGTGGATAGGTATTGGCAAGAACAAACAGGATAATGGAAAGCCGGGTGCGGAGTTACATTTAAAAGTGAAACTAGATCCTGACCCTAGATATGTGTTCCAGTTTGAAGATATAACAACATTGAGTCCTCAGATAGTTCAACTGCAAGGATCCATCAAGCAGCCAATCTTCAGTTGCAAGTTTAGTAAGGACAG GGTTTCCCAGATTGACTCGTTGAGCGCTTACTGGTCAGGTTCTAATGACATTTCTGACTTAGAGACAGAGAGGAGAGAAAGAAAGGGGTGGAAGGTGACGATACATGACCTCTCTGGCTCAGCTGTAGCTGCAGCCTTCATAACAACTCCCTTTGTTCCATCTTCAGGTTGTGATTGGGTTGCCAGATCCAACCCAGGATCTTGGTTGATTGTTCGTCCAGACATAGGTCGATCTGAGAGCTGGCAGCCATGGGGAAAACTTGAAGCATGGCGCGAGCGTGGCATTAGAGACACTGTTTGCTGCAGATTCCATCTTCTGTCTGAAGCTCAAGAAGGAGGTGAATTTCTTATGTCTGAAATACACATAAGTGCTGAAAAGGGTGGAGAGTTTTTCATAGACACTGAGAAACATATGCGAACTGTAGCTACTGCAGCAAGTCCAATACCTAGTCCACAAAGTAGTGGAGACTTTGGTGCGCTGAGTCCATTGGTTGGAGGTTTCGTCATGAGTTGTAGAGTTCAAGGTGAAGGGAAGCGAAGTAAACCATCAGTACAACTGGCAATGCGACACGTGACATGCGTGGAGGATGCTGCCATCTTCATGGCACTTGCAGCAGCTGTTGACCTCAGTATCGTGGCATGTAAACCTTTCCGGAGGAAGGTCAGGAGAGGTTTTTGGCATTCGATGTGA